In one window of Paraflavitalea soli DNA:
- a CDS encoding helix-turn-helix domain-containing protein: MKPAQQPVVFDSISALHRALGLPKPLHPLISLVDYSNIKAETSELEKGMLFNFYKVSYKQHFNGKVKYGQNYYDFEEGGLSFVAPHQLIAATDPVADYSGYTLLFHPDLISQYPLGKNIQRYNFFTYSANEALFLSEKEKNVIIGIFKNIAMELESAIDQHSQEVLVSQIELLLNYSKRYYSRQFITRQAASNELLIKMEALLSDYFDTGKTLSTGLPTVQQLAEQLHVTPHYLGDMLRTLTGQNTQQHIHNKLIEKAKQMLSGTSLSVSEIAFTLGFEHPQSFNKIFKRKTSLSPMEFRQSFN, from the coding sequence ATGAAACCAGCTCAACAGCCTGTCGTATTCGATTCCATCTCCGCATTGCACCGCGCATTGGGTTTACCCAAACCCTTGCACCCACTCATCAGCCTTGTCGATTACAGCAATATCAAGGCAGAGACCTCGGAACTCGAAAAAGGAATGCTATTTAATTTTTATAAGGTTTCTTACAAACAGCATTTCAATGGCAAAGTGAAGTACGGACAAAATTATTATGATTTTGAGGAGGGGGGACTGTCATTTGTCGCCCCTCATCAACTCATTGCAGCAACCGACCCTGTGGCTGACTACAGCGGCTATACATTACTCTTCCATCCCGACCTCATCAGCCAATATCCTTTGGGAAAGAACATACAGCGGTACAATTTCTTTACCTATTCCGCCAATGAGGCACTGTTCCTGTCCGAAAAAGAAAAGAATGTCATCATCGGCATTTTTAAGAACATAGCTATGGAATTGGAGTCTGCCATTGACCAGCATAGCCAGGAGGTGCTCGTTTCACAAATAGAACTATTGCTCAACTATAGTAAACGTTATTACAGCAGACAATTTATTACCCGCCAGGCAGCCAGTAATGAACTGCTTATAAAAATGGAAGCCCTGCTATCAGACTATTTCGATACCGGCAAAACACTCTCTACCGGCTTGCCAACCGTTCAACAGTTAGCTGAGCAACTCCATGTTACACCACATTATTTGGGAGATATGTTGCGTACATTGACCGGTCAGAATACACAGCAGCATATCCACAATAAGCTCATTGAAAAAGCAAAGCAAATGCTAAGCGGCACCTCACTCTCTGTGTCCGAGATAGCCTTTACCCTCGGCTTCGAACATCCTCAATCTTTCAACAAAATTTTCAAACGCAAAACCAGCTTATCACCCATGGAATTCAGACAATCTTTCAACTAA
- a CDS encoding Dabb family protein, whose protein sequence is MKKIGLVILVMICGWSPDTSATAADSTHPVVHMVLFQFKADASAEQIAGLLNSIRGIGKVIPGIVAVTGGQNFSERSKGYSHGVVMTFANAAALKNFYVHPEHQRLIREQIKPLLADMIVVDYETEVSHSSQQQKQ, encoded by the coding sequence ATGAAAAAGATCGGATTAGTTATACTGGTTATGATCTGCGGCTGGTCGCCGGATACTTCGGCAACTGCTGCGGACAGTACTCACCCGGTAGTTCACATGGTATTGTTTCAATTCAAGGCGGATGCCAGCGCTGAGCAGATAGCGGGACTGCTGAACAGCATCCGGGGTATTGGCAAGGTGATACCTGGTATAGTGGCGGTGACTGGTGGTCAGAATTTCTCAGAAAGATCGAAAGGATATTCGCATGGTGTAGTGATGACCTTTGCCAATGCTGCGGCTTTGAAAAACTTTTATGTGCACCCGGAGCACCAGCGGCTTATCCGGGAACAGATCAAACCCCTATTGGCGGATATGATCGTGGTGGATTATGAAACGGAAGTGAGTCATTCTTCTCAACAACAAAAACAATAA
- a CDS encoding serine hydrolase domain-containing protein, whose protein sequence is MKHLLICLLFPASLLAQTLPDSLTSKIDSIFKLYTPASPGCAVAVTRNGTVVFQKGYGMANLEYAIPVTPNTIFHIASESKQYTAFCILLLEKEGKLSLDDDIRKYLSYVPDFGHKITIRHLIYHTSGLRDQWQLLANAGWQLDDVITQDHIIKLVSKQQALNFNPGDEWLYCNTGYTLLAEIVQKASGLTLRQYADKNIFQPLGMKDTHFHDNYQEIVPGRAYSYNFLRQGKYQHAVLSYSTVGATSLFTTVLDEAKWLNNYETGTVGGKDLIAKMYQQGLLNDGRKLNYAFALNLGKYKGWQQISHGGADAGFRTNACRFPEKDLGIIVFSNFGSADVGRLTNLIADVFITDTKEEPKPTDTYFTDSTFLKKITGRFYSERGDLAEFIWQKGVLNRRNPNGFTAELKLVKVDNNRFKTPGGAVYIFDDKNTRADSITEFKIELPNTIQILKRQPATAPAITEEFAGKYFSPETEAFYYITFKDGQLSLEHHKYPAVLLKNIAPDQFNSPHWWMNHIRFIRDKKGKPTAFEVNAGRVFHLRYDKVK, encoded by the coding sequence ATGAAACACCTCCTTATCTGCCTGCTCTTCCCCGCCAGCCTCCTGGCACAAACCTTACCCGATTCCCTCACCAGTAAGATCGATTCCATCTTTAAATTATATACCCCCGCCTCGCCCGGTTGTGCAGTGGCCGTCACCAGGAACGGTACAGTCGTGTTTCAGAAAGGATACGGAATGGCCAACCTCGAATACGCCATTCCCGTCACCCCCAATACCATATTCCACATAGCTTCCGAATCCAAGCAATACACCGCTTTTTGTATCCTGTTGCTCGAAAAAGAGGGTAAGCTATCCCTCGATGATGATATCCGCAAATACCTGAGCTATGTGCCCGACTTCGGCCATAAGATCACCATCCGACATCTCATCTACCATACCAGCGGCCTGCGCGACCAATGGCAATTACTCGCCAATGCCGGCTGGCAGCTCGATGATGTCATTACCCAGGACCATATCATCAAACTCGTATCCAAACAACAGGCACTGAATTTTAACCCCGGCGATGAATGGCTCTATTGCAATACCGGCTATACACTCCTGGCCGAAATAGTACAAAAAGCAAGCGGACTCACCCTTCGCCAATACGCCGATAAGAATATCTTTCAACCATTAGGCATGAAGGATACCCACTTCCACGACAACTACCAGGAGATCGTTCCCGGGCGGGCCTATTCCTATAACTTCCTCCGGCAGGGCAAGTACCAGCATGCCGTACTCAGTTACTCCACCGTGGGCGCCACCAGTTTATTTACCACCGTTCTTGATGAAGCCAAATGGCTCAACAACTATGAGACCGGTACAGTAGGAGGGAAGGACCTTATCGCAAAAATGTACCAGCAGGGTTTATTGAATGATGGCAGAAAACTGAATTATGCCTTTGCCCTCAATTTGGGTAAATACAAAGGCTGGCAACAGATCAGCCATGGCGGTGCAGATGCCGGCTTCCGTACCAACGCCTGCCGCTTTCCCGAAAAAGACCTTGGCATCATCGTGTTTAGCAATTTCGGGTCAGCCGATGTAGGCAGGTTGACCAACCTCATTGCTGATGTATTCATTACCGATACCAAAGAAGAGCCCAAACCCACAGACACCTATTTCACCGACAGTACCTTCCTTAAGAAAATAACAGGCAGGTTCTATTCAGAGCGCGGTGATCTCGCAGAGTTTATTTGGCAAAAGGGCGTACTCAACAGGCGTAACCCCAATGGATTTACCGCCGAACTAAAACTGGTTAAAGTAGACAACAACCGGTTCAAAACACCCGGTGGAGCCGTATACATATTCGATGACAAGAACACCAGGGCCGATTCCATTACAGAATTCAAAATAGAACTGCCCAATACCATACAGATACTGAAGCGCCAGCCTGCCACTGCCCCAGCCATCACCGAAGAGTTTGCGGGCAAATACTTCAGCCCCGAAACAGAAGCCTTTTACTACATCACTTTTAAAGACGGCCAGCTATCCCTGGAGCACCACAAGTATCCTGCCGTACTATTAAAGAACATCGCACCCGACCAGTTCAACAGCCCCCATTGGTGGATGAACCATATCCGCTTCATCCGCGACAAAAAAGGAAAGCCCACCGCCTTTGAAGTAAACGCCGGCAGGGTATTCCACCTGCGGTACGACAAAGTGAAATAG
- a CDS encoding SDR family oxidoreductase gives MDNIKQTALVVGANGVIGTNLVEHLLSLGNWEVIGLSRKGGVDKPGLQHIGVDLLDAAQSKEQLSHLTGVTHIFYSAYQDRPSWAELMAPNLAMLVNAVEAVEPIAKGLQHISLMQGYKVYGAHLGPFKTPARESDAGHMPPEFNVDQQQYLERKQAGKSWSWSAIRPSVVGGTALGNPMNLALSIAVYASISKELGLPLRFPGKPGAYDKLMEMTDAGLLAKATVWAATNAAAANQAFNITNGDLFRWNELWPRLAQYFGLDVAPPLHMPLQSVMADKGPLWQGMQERYGLASHSYAQLSNWGFGDFVFSWDYDFFADGSKARRMGFHEYVDTEEMFYRLFDELRERKVIP, from the coding sequence ATGGATAATATCAAGCAAACGGCACTGGTAGTGGGCGCAAATGGGGTAATTGGGACGAACCTGGTGGAGCATTTATTATCATTGGGCAATTGGGAGGTGATCGGCCTTTCGCGGAAAGGCGGAGTAGATAAACCGGGATTGCAGCATATAGGGGTGGATTTGCTGGATGCGGCGCAAAGCAAGGAGCAATTGTCGCATCTGACAGGAGTAACGCATATTTTCTATTCAGCTTACCAGGATCGCCCCAGCTGGGCGGAACTGATGGCTCCCAACCTGGCGATGCTGGTGAATGCGGTGGAAGCGGTGGAACCGATTGCGAAAGGACTGCAGCATATTAGCCTGATGCAGGGTTATAAGGTGTACGGAGCGCATCTGGGGCCTTTTAAAACGCCGGCCAGGGAAAGTGATGCAGGGCATATGCCGCCGGAATTCAATGTGGACCAGCAACAATATTTAGAAAGGAAGCAGGCGGGTAAAAGCTGGAGCTGGTCGGCCATTCGTCCTTCGGTGGTAGGTGGTACAGCTTTGGGCAATCCCATGAACCTGGCATTGAGCATTGCGGTATATGCTTCAATCTCCAAAGAGCTTGGATTGCCTTTGCGTTTTCCCGGCAAGCCAGGGGCTTATGACAAGCTGATGGAAATGACAGATGCGGGGCTGCTGGCCAAGGCTACGGTATGGGCGGCCACGAATGCTGCTGCTGCCAACCAGGCTTTTAATATTACGAATGGTGATCTGTTCCGGTGGAATGAATTGTGGCCCAGGCTGGCGCAATATTTTGGTCTGGATGTAGCGCCTCCGCTGCACATGCCATTGCAATCGGTGATGGCTGATAAAGGGCCTTTGTGGCAAGGTATGCAGGAACGATATGGGCTGGCGTCGCATTCCTACGCGCAGTTATCCAACTGGGGATTTGGGGACTTTGTGTTCTCCTGGGACTATGACTTCTTTGCGGATGGCAGCAAGGCCAGGCGGATGGGTTTTCATGAGTATGTGGATACGGAGGAGATGTTCTATAGGTTATTTGATGAACTGCGGGAGCGGAAGGTGATACCTTAG
- a CDS encoding glycoside hydrolase family 25 domain-containing protein, with protein MITTLTGRCMYIWKLKPVLTNEMSIPNFVQRAKKAKLSSVWIKVAEGADPYQNITGAMKEQFIQTAAKLNEAGIKVWGWHVPYCKTSADAKKEAALVAKICKDFKLEGILMDAESEPTFFKGDATTANVYASALKEALNAQGKGLAISSHDVPRNFPGFPFDKFAQHATVNAPQVYYGASSSVENRLDKAINANSHLHIPFVPVGAGWLGDGGGCSSASACAERAIAFMKLVKNNNFPGYSFWHWQGAPAKLWEVLFSEPV; from the coding sequence ATGATTACCACCTTAACAGGCCGCTGTATGTACATCTGGAAATTGAAGCCCGTGCTCACTAATGAAATGAGTATTCCCAATTTTGTACAGCGTGCCAAAAAAGCAAAACTCAGCAGCGTATGGATCAAAGTGGCCGAAGGAGCCGATCCCTACCAAAACATTACAGGCGCAATGAAAGAACAGTTCATACAGACTGCCGCCAAGCTCAACGAGGCTGGTATTAAAGTATGGGGATGGCATGTGCCTTACTGTAAGACAAGTGCTGATGCCAAAAAAGAAGCCGCCCTGGTAGCCAAGATCTGTAAAGACTTTAAGCTCGAAGGCATTTTAATGGACGCAGAGTCCGAGCCCACTTTCTTCAAAGGCGATGCCACTACCGCCAATGTATATGCAAGCGCGTTGAAAGAAGCCCTCAATGCACAAGGAAAAGGACTGGCCATTTCCAGTCACGATGTGCCACGTAATTTCCCCGGCTTTCCGTTTGATAAGTTTGCACAGCATGCCACCGTCAACGCGCCACAGGTGTATTACGGAGCAAGTTCCAGCGTAGAGAACAGGCTGGACAAAGCCATCAATGCCAATAGCCATCTGCACATACCCTTTGTACCCGTAGGAGCCGGCTGGTTGGGAGATGGAGGAGGATGCAGCAGCGCTTCTGCCTGTGCCGAAAGAGCCATTGCCTTTATGAAACTCGTGAAGAACAACAATTTCCCCGGCTATTCCTTCTGGCATTGGCAGGGAGCGCCGGCTAAATTGTGGGAAGTGTTGTTTTCTGAGCCCGTATAA
- a CDS encoding AraC family ligand binding domain-containing protein, with product MKRYHQYQPLLISDFEVDEWHHPVHSHNHYELIYIKKGRGTHTINQVPYPYKAGNVFLLGPDDEHYFQITAATRFIYLKFNDPYKYKDLSGAGYSWQKLEYLIKSRETHAAGFALTSADQLITSQLFQVVAALKEDTNHNEPLIWLQLLAIATVLQRNMPELRTDTNRSRDMQAVFCYLHKHIYTPEHLRATAIAANFNMTADYIGPWFKRNTGITLREYIHDYRKVLINQRIASRQYSLKEIAAEFGLTDESHVKKIVA from the coding sequence ATGAAACGCTACCACCAGTACCAGCCCTTATTAATCTCCGACTTCGAGGTAGATGAATGGCACCATCCCGTTCACAGCCACAACCACTATGAACTTATCTATATAAAAAAGGGGAGGGGAACCCACACCATCAACCAGGTCCCTTATCCTTACAAAGCAGGCAACGTTTTCCTCCTCGGGCCCGACGATGAGCATTATTTTCAGATCACCGCAGCTACCCGGTTTATATACCTGAAGTTTAATGATCCTTATAAGTACAAGGACCTCAGCGGCGCCGGTTATAGCTGGCAAAAACTCGAGTACCTGATCAAGAGCCGCGAAACACACGCAGCCGGATTTGCATTGACATCCGCCGACCAACTTATCACCAGTCAACTCTTCCAGGTAGTCGCTGCATTAAAGGAAGATACCAACCACAATGAGCCCCTCATCTGGCTCCAGCTCCTGGCCATCGCCACCGTATTACAAAGGAATATGCCCGAACTCAGGACCGATACCAACAGATCACGCGACATGCAGGCTGTATTCTGTTATTTGCACAAACACATTTATACCCCCGAACACCTGAGGGCCACCGCTATTGCAGCCAACTTCAACATGACTGCCGATTACATCGGTCCCTGGTTTAAGAGGAATACAGGCATCACACTCAGGGAATATATCCACGATTACCGCAAGGTCCTGATCAATCAGCGGATCGCCAGCAGACAATACAGCTTAAAAGAAATTGCCGCCGAATTTGGCCTCACCGATGAAAGCCATGTGAAGAAGATTGTGGCATAA
- a CDS encoding glycoside hydrolase family 43 protein, whose translation MKKLTILPLAVSAALAITGCNDSGHTEPEKADAKPMPTDSTGMDRYLSQPLVSNIYTADPSAHVFNGRIYVYPSHDTATGTPENDNGDHFNMMDYHILSMDAVGGPVTDHGVALDIKNIPWAGRQLWAPDAAFANGTYYLYFPVKDKQDVFRIGVATSAKPEGPFVAEKEPIKGAYSIDPTVFKDDDGKYYMYFGGIWGGQLQRWNNNKYDSAGKLRKPDELAILPRIARLSADMKSFAEPVKEIKILDSAGNLFKEANNDKRFFEAAWMHKYKGKYYFSYSTGDTHNLVYATGDNPYGPFTYRGIFLYPVEGWTNHHSIIEKDGKWFLFYHDVQLSGKTHLRNVKVTELKYNEDGTIQPIHAQK comes from the coding sequence ATGAAAAAGCTAACGATTTTACCCCTGGCTGTTTCAGCAGCCCTTGCCATCACCGGTTGCAATGACAGTGGCCATACCGAGCCCGAAAAGGCCGACGCCAAACCCATGCCCACCGATTCCACCGGCATGGACCGCTACCTGTCACAGCCCCTGGTCAGTAATATCTACACCGCCGACCCTTCCGCTCATGTATTCAATGGTCGAATCTATGTCTATCCCTCCCATGATACCGCTACCGGTACACCTGAGAACGACAATGGCGATCATTTCAACATGATGGATTACCACATCCTGTCCATGGATGCCGTAGGTGGTCCCGTTACCGATCACGGCGTAGCCCTCGATATCAAAAATATCCCCTGGGCAGGCCGGCAGCTATGGGCCCCCGATGCAGCTTTCGCCAATGGCACTTATTACTTGTATTTCCCCGTGAAAGACAAGCAGGATGTGTTCAGGATAGGCGTGGCCACCAGTGCCAAACCGGAAGGGCCCTTCGTAGCAGAGAAAGAGCCCATCAAGGGAGCCTATTCCATAGACCCCACCGTCTTTAAGGACGACGATGGTAAGTATTACATGTATTTCGGTGGTATCTGGGGCGGACAGCTCCAGCGCTGGAACAACAACAAATACGATTCCGCTGGCAAACTGCGCAAGCCTGATGAGCTTGCTATCCTGCCACGCATCGCCCGCCTGTCCGCCGATATGAAATCCTTTGCAGAGCCTGTGAAGGAAATAAAGATCCTCGACAGCGCCGGCAATTTGTTCAAGGAAGCCAACAACGATAAGCGTTTCTTCGAGGCCGCCTGGATGCACAAGTACAAGGGCAAGTACTATTTCTCGTATTCCACGGGTGATACCCACAACCTCGTATACGCTACCGGTGACAATCCTTATGGTCCTTTCACCTACAGGGGTATTTTTCTCTATCCCGTGGAAGGCTGGACCAACCACCATTCCATTATTGAAAAGGATGGCAAATGGTTCCTCTTTTACCACGATGTACAACTCTCCGGCAAGACCCACCTCCGCAATGTAAAGGTCACCGAACTGAAGTACAACGAAGATGGCACCATCCAGCCCATCCACGCACAGAAATAA
- the xylA gene encoding xylose isomerase produces MKIVTGATEFFKGIPAIKYEGLQTDNPLAYRWYDENKVVAGKPMKDWLRFAVAYWHSFVGSGADPFGEATHLFPWDVKKDPIEKAKDKADAAFEFITKLGLPYYCFHDVDVVEYSNDVNDNDKRLDTLTQYLKEKQAASGVKLLWGTANLFSHRRYMNGAATNPDFHVLTHAAAQVKAALDSTIALGGENYVFWGGREGYMSLLNTNMKKEKEHLARFLHASKDYARKNGFKGTFFIEPKPCEPTKHQYDYDAETVIGFLRQYDLLNDFKLNLEVNHATLAGHTFQHELQVAVDAGLLGSMDANRGDYQNGWDTDQFPTNLNELTETMLIILEGGGFKGGGINFDAKIRRNSTDPDDLFHAHIGGIDTFARALITADNILQKSAYKKIRQDRYSSYDSAEAKAFEEGKSTLEDLRAYAVKNGEPATRSGKQEYIENIINNYL; encoded by the coding sequence ATGAAAATTGTGACTGGTGCTACCGAATTCTTCAAAGGAATTCCCGCCATTAAGTATGAAGGCTTGCAAACCGACAATCCATTGGCCTACCGCTGGTATGATGAGAACAAAGTCGTGGCCGGCAAACCCATGAAAGACTGGCTCCGCTTCGCTGTAGCCTATTGGCACTCATTCGTCGGTTCAGGTGCCGATCCCTTCGGAGAAGCTACCCACCTCTTTCCCTGGGATGTGAAGAAAGACCCCATCGAAAAAGCCAAAGACAAGGCCGATGCCGCCTTCGAATTCATCACCAAACTCGGCCTCCCTTATTATTGCTTCCACGATGTCGATGTAGTGGAGTATTCCAACGATGTCAACGACAACGACAAAAGACTCGACACCCTCACACAGTATTTGAAGGAAAAACAGGCCGCCAGTGGCGTGAAGCTCCTCTGGGGTACTGCCAATCTCTTCTCACACCGTCGCTACATGAACGGCGCTGCCACCAACCCCGACTTCCATGTACTCACCCATGCTGCTGCACAGGTCAAGGCTGCCCTGGATTCCACCATTGCGCTCGGCGGTGAGAACTATGTATTCTGGGGTGGTCGTGAAGGCTACATGAGCCTCCTCAATACCAATATGAAGAAAGAGAAAGAACACCTTGCCCGCTTCCTGCATGCATCTAAAGACTATGCCCGCAAGAATGGCTTCAAAGGCACTTTCTTCATCGAGCCCAAACCTTGCGAACCCACCAAACACCAATACGATTACGACGCAGAGACCGTAATTGGCTTCCTGCGCCAGTACGACCTCCTCAACGATTTCAAGCTCAACCTGGAGGTCAACCACGCCACCCTGGCCGGTCACACCTTCCAGCATGAACTACAGGTGGCTGTCGATGCAGGTTTATTGGGCTCCATGGATGCCAACCGCGGCGATTACCAGAATGGATGGGATACCGACCAGTTTCCCACCAATCTCAATGAGCTCACCGAAACCATGCTCATCATCCTCGAAGGAGGTGGCTTCAAAGGCGGTGGTATCAACTTCGACGCCAAGATCCGTCGCAACTCCACCGATCCCGATGATCTCTTCCATGCACACATCGGCGGCATAGATACTTTTGCCCGCGCACTCATTACTGCCGACAATATCCTGCAGAAGAGCGCGTACAAAAAGATCCGCCAGGACCGCTACAGCTCTTACGACAGTGCAGAAGCCAAAGCGTTCGAAGAAGGCAAGTCAACCCTCGAAGACCTCCGCGCTTATGCAGTCAAGAACGGTGAACCAGCCACGCGCAGCGGTAAACAGGAATACATTGAAAACATCATCAACAATTACCTGTAA
- a CDS encoding helix-turn-helix domain-containing protein, producing the protein MNLKQGEYWGKKLQANENSLFHLCITDYEPYKVIDKHYHDNGYVSILLNGQYVEKGSRDSHGILQGDVLLRPAGYNHQNEFRQGGGKCFNIEFKLGWQEAFETTVKLPDSFHHYKAGLFPSLYKLLVNFKNNGTEDLAFELISDWVFDLNQVSLARGTQPWLEKVISILDNELDVFHSLESLSGRVNVHRVYMARAFKERKGVTIGEYQLQVKLSRALFLLLHTDLPISDIAFRNGFYDDPHFVRSFKSMYKIAPQKFRVLVKS; encoded by the coding sequence ATGAATTTAAAACAAGGAGAATATTGGGGAAAGAAATTGCAGGCAAATGAAAATAGCCTTTTTCATTTGTGCATTACGGATTATGAACCCTATAAGGTGATCGATAAGCATTATCATGACAATGGGTATGTGAGCATCCTGCTAAACGGTCAATATGTAGAAAAGGGCAGCCGGGATAGTCATGGTATCCTGCAAGGAGATGTTTTGTTGAGGCCTGCGGGATATAACCACCAGAATGAATTCAGGCAAGGAGGCGGAAAGTGTTTCAATATTGAATTTAAGTTAGGCTGGCAGGAGGCTTTTGAAACAACGGTGAAGTTGCCGGATAGCTTTCATCATTATAAAGCAGGCCTATTTCCCTCGCTGTATAAGTTGTTGGTGAACTTCAAGAATAATGGTACGGAAGACCTGGCCTTTGAACTGATCAGTGATTGGGTCTTTGATCTCAACCAGGTGTCGCTGGCCAGGGGAACGCAGCCGTGGCTGGAGAAAGTGATAAGCATCCTGGATAATGAACTGGATGTATTCCATTCGCTGGAATCGCTATCGGGCCGGGTAAATGTGCACCGGGTGTATATGGCCCGGGCCTTTAAAGAGAGGAAAGGTGTCACGATCGGGGAATACCAGCTACAGGTGAAACTCTCGCGGGCGCTTTTTTTATTGCTGCATACGGATCTTCCGATAAGTGATATTGCATTCCGGAATGGTTTTTATGATGATCCTCATTTTGTGCGCTCGTTTAAGTCTATGTATAAAATAGCTCCTCAAAAGTTCAGGGTTTTGGTGAAAAGTTAA
- a CDS encoding SDR family oxidoreductase, whose translation MKTIFITGASAGLGKATAKLFQSKGWHVIATMRAPEKETELSQLPNVTLLPLDVTNSLQITKTVQEAISRRHIDVVFNNAGYGLIGPLESYTEEQVRSQFETNFFGVIWVTQAFIPYFKQRQQGLFITTTSLCGLVTYPLCSIYNASKWALEGWSESMSYELAQFGIGIKTIAPGGIKSNYMNVMKIAQNEAYDPLMKRMTEGFTDGTLMEFTEAENIAAVVYQSATDQQNKHTYPAGKDAERIYSKRLEEGPEIYRKRISHYLRLESPYSEPATQMQ comes from the coding sequence ATGAAAACGATCTTCATTACCGGCGCATCCGCCGGCCTGGGCAAGGCAACCGCTAAACTATTCCAGTCAAAAGGCTGGCACGTCATCGCCACCATGCGGGCTCCCGAAAAAGAGACCGAGCTCAGTCAGTTACCCAATGTCACCCTATTGCCCCTGGATGTGACCAATTCCCTACAGATCACAAAAACCGTACAGGAAGCCATCAGCCGGCGCCACATCGATGTTGTATTCAACAACGCCGGTTACGGACTCATAGGCCCCCTCGAATCCTATACCGAAGAGCAGGTAAGAAGTCAGTTTGAAACCAATTTCTTTGGCGTCATCTGGGTCACCCAGGCATTTATTCCGTATTTCAAACAAAGACAACAGGGCCTCTTTATCACCACCACTTCATTATGCGGCCTCGTTACCTATCCCCTTTGTTCCATCTACAATGCCTCCAAATGGGCCCTTGAAGGGTGGAGCGAAAGCATGTCCTACGAACTCGCACAATTTGGCATCGGAATTAAAACCATAGCCCCCGGAGGCATCAAAAGCAATTACATGAACGTAATGAAAATAGCACAGAACGAAGCCTACGATCCACTAATGAAAAGAATGACCGAAGGTTTTACCGACGGCACCCTTATGGAATTTACCGAAGCAGAGAACATAGCAGCCGTCGTATACCAGTCCGCAACCGATCAGCAGAACAAACACACATACCCTGCCGGCAAGGATGCAGAAAGGATTTATTCCAAAAGACTCGAAGAAGGCCCCGAAATATACAGGAAACGCATCAGCCATTACCTCCGGCTCGAAAGCCCATATAGCGAACCGGCCACACAAATGCAGTAA
- a CDS encoding polysaccharide deacetylase family protein, which produces MDRRAFLTTGSLGAAGLAMPSLKGTTGQSTRQEMEAGRVAEKAFWPNNARLAISISLQFEAGGQPISGASGLIPVPIKQGYPDLATNSYFDYGVQEGIPRLLDLFDKYQIKVTSFMVGQAVDKNPQLAREIVRRGHEAAAHGKLWSWQYQLSKADERAWIQSVQQSIFKATGVMPAGYDCYWMRGSVHTLSLLQELGFVYHNNDLSRDEPYVQDLNGKPFVTMPYTIHMNDIGSYDFPGFSPQDYEQQLKDEFDQLYEEGATRRRMMLISFHDRISGHASRVRVIERFLRYAQQHEGVWFARKDELAQHALATPGITPQVVREVAEKSGLAGNTHL; this is translated from the coding sequence ATGGACAGAAGAGCATTTTTAACGACAGGATCATTGGGGGCCGCGGGACTGGCGATGCCCTCCTTAAAAGGAACAACGGGGCAAAGTACCCGACAGGAAATGGAGGCTGGCAGGGTGGCGGAAAAGGCTTTCTGGCCCAACAATGCCAGGTTGGCGATTTCTATTTCGCTGCAGTTTGAGGCGGGTGGCCAACCAATCAGTGGCGCTTCAGGATTGATACCGGTACCTATCAAACAAGGGTATCCTGACCTCGCTACGAATTCGTATTTCGATTATGGAGTGCAGGAAGGTATTCCCAGGTTGCTGGACCTGTTTGACAAATACCAGATAAAGGTGACCTCTTTTATGGTGGGGCAAGCGGTAGACAAAAATCCGCAATTGGCCCGGGAGATTGTACGGCGGGGACATGAAGCTGCGGCGCATGGGAAACTATGGAGCTGGCAATACCAATTGTCGAAGGCGGATGAGCGGGCCTGGATACAAAGTGTACAACAAAGTATTTTCAAAGCTACGGGTGTTATGCCAGCCGGTTATGATTGTTACTGGATGCGGGGCAGTGTTCACACATTGAGCCTGCTGCAGGAATTGGGCTTTGTGTACCACAATAATGATCTGAGCCGGGATGAGCCATATGTGCAGGACCTGAACGGGAAACCTTTTGTGACGATGCCTTATACGATCCATATGAATGATATCGGCTCTTATGATTTCCCCGGATTTTCTCCGCAGGATTATGAGCAGCAGCTGAAGGATGAATTTGACCAGTTGTATGAAGAAGGGGCTACGCGCCGGCGTATGATGCTGATCAGTTTCCATGACCGGATATCGGGGCATGCTTCGCGGGTGCGGGTGATAGAGCGGTTCCTGCGGTATGCGCAGCAACATGAAGGGGTATGGTTTGCCCGGAAGGATGAGCTGGCACAGCATGCGCTGGCAACTCCCGGCATCACTCCGCAGGTAGTACGGGAAGTGGCGGAAAAAAGCGGCCTTGCCGGAAATACACATTTATAA